The Chitinophaga sp. H8 genome contains a region encoding:
- a CDS encoding phosphatidate cytidylyltransferase translates to MKVASLLLLCITMLLTSCEVIGGIFKAGVWTGILAVGIVVFLIIFLIARGSGKK, encoded by the coding sequence ATGAAAGTTGCAAGCCTGTTATTATTGTGCATTACCATGTTGCTTACCAGTTGCGAAGTTATTGGCGGTATCTTTAAAGCCGGTGTGTGGACCGGGATACTGGCAGTTGGGATCGTTGTTTTCCTGATCATTTTTTTAATTGCCCGTGGCTCCGGCAAAAAATAG